In the genome of Ziziphus jujuba cultivar Dongzao chromosome 10, ASM3175591v1, the window TATTGCAAGTTAGTTAAAAAAACTGGAGGCAACTTGATGTAAAAAGGTTTATTTGGCCTAATTCTTCTGTTAACAGTGGATATATACATTAGGCTTCAGCTAGAGGCTAAAAACTGTGtcccactttttcttttttaatgaagaTGCAACATATGATAGACTATGGCTCATAATGGGGCTGCTcccttcttttattttgtatatgcaCAAATTATACATGTTTGGATGGATGACGAACTTGATGGTAGACTTGTAGTCTAGTTTACAATCCATGCATATTAGACATAGCATATTGGAATTTTTATGTACTTTTGCACCTGATGAGTTGACAATGCAATTTAACTTCTTTCCAAGAATTATTGGCTTTACTTATGAATTATAACAATTCGATTGCAAATACATAATAGCcactattaataaaaatattgaaagtcCAAAAAAGAACATATTTAAAAGCATCATCATCTTCAAACTTCTTGGCATTTCTTCTAGATTTTGGACCTTCACATCAATACCATTAATTTTGTTGTTGCACTCCATTTCACTTATATGCATAAAGCATCATCATCCATGTTAAACTGCTTCTTATCTATTGTCCAAAATAAGTAGTATTTACGCCTCCAttttcacaatatatatatatatatatattcagcttTGAAGGACTTgttgaagattttgaaattCAACCCCTGCTCTTTTTGCACaatagcatttttatttttatactttattaCACTTCAATTAACTTTACTACTTGCACTTGAAAAAGGCATTTTAATGTATGTTAGTTTGTTTTTTGTGTAAATGCTTTGGAAAGAAGAGAAATATGTGAGAAATAAGAGAGAAAGTTGTAAGAggaatggaggaaaaaaaactTAAGACGGTGTGTTTGATACAGAAAAGGTGTGTAATCTATTGCATAAGTTTGCAAGGAAGGTTTatatactaggaaaaattagaCCAATGGACCAACGGTCATTtaagaacaaaagaaaataatttttaaatgcaaTGGTTAGTTTTTTTAGGTATTTTAGGGTATTTATGACTTTTTACATTGCTAACTAGGAGAGAATGTCAAATAACAAAAAAGTGGTAACAAGTAGTGTATTTGAAATCTTTCTAACCTTTGGGAATGAATTGAAATAGGGGCAAATCTAGGGGGATGTAATTGAAATTTATCCTTTTTAAATCAACGAAGTAGTTTActtaaaatggaaaatttttttcataatccaATTTACAAGTCTAAAAGCAGCCCTAAACTAGTGTAATcgtaatataagaaaaatgctAATTGTATTGCAAAACAAACTTTACATAgtcctttaaattttaaatatccatAACACCCCTattcattaataaaaaagaaattctacTAAAACACTGGGTTTTGTTTgcccttttctgtttttttttttttttttttccattttcttctttctcttatGAGTTTTCTATTGTTTCATTTAGACAATTTGGCAAACCCACTTTGAAGTTACAAGCTATGACAAAGATGATCATAGACATTGAGGTAAGGAGCTCTCAACCAAGAGTACACAACACTCCAAATCAAAGGGAACTCAGAGGCAACGAAATATGTTCCATTGGGACAAAGCAAAAAGCTTTAAAAAGATAGCTGAATAATACTCCAGTTGAGATATGCTAGAGATTGAGAGAGAAGATCCAATTTTTGCTAGAACCAAAGGAGTTAatcacttttttcttcttcttattcttcttcttcttcttcttcttcttcttctttttttttttttttttttttttttgagataaaGATTTGGATTTGTTTGGTATATGACAAACAAGTTAGAGATTGAATGTTTATCTTTAGACTATTGTCTACAACAATGGAGAATAGCCCTTTCTCGTGGAAGAAGAAACGGCACAAGCAACAAGAGCTtcaatatttactttttaaaaattgaaaggtaaAAAGTAATGttacaaatatcaaaatgttcatcaaatttatttattaaataacacatgttaaaatattattgatggatatattcatataatttaaatatgaaaaaataaatctttaaatagataaataaattttaaaaaataaactaattaaatattgttatgtcatctattattttatttgataagtaaatttaataaatatttttataattttaatattgttgAATAAAATTGAGATGATGATAAGTTGGTGATGTgtgttaaattttgaaatttatcatTTTGTTACTTGAAGTtcctttcataaaaaaataaaaacataataaaaaaatttaattataatatagttcaatttgaaatttgaaaacaaaaggAGAGAaataatatagatattttaataattaaaatgtttataGAACCATGTtgtattgaattatttttttattacaaaaaacttttccaacgtttaattatatataattgaatattttagaCCAAAAATAGATTGAAAAATCTAGGCCACGGGAGGATCCGTACCAAAATAGCTGTGAATGTGGGCTTTTTCATAGCCGACTAATATTCTAAtttagaatttttgtttttttgaacatATACCCTAGATACCAATacttcatatattatatatatatatatatagtattattaaaaggtAAATTTTCACTTAAAGAGAAGAAGGATCCAGATTCAGATAATAAAAGATGTTCCCATTCATCCTCTTCGCAGCATGTCTTGGCTTGTTCATTACCCCTTGTTAGCCCTTTtaaatatttaggaaaaaaaagaaaagaattttgattacttttgtcagggaaaagtgattaaaatcaTGATTGGAGTTCAGAATTTATAtgcaacaagaaaaaaaaaatgataataaatattgatCTCCATAATTTGATTacatcaaaataattataaaaatataaaaataaaaaataaaaaaatttgttcaattaagattttaatagattttaaaagaattaatatatttgatggaattcatggattttaatggatttctaTAGATTTCATGTGGATTTTATCAGAATCCTATATAGAATTTGTGGGATTTATATTATAGACTTTaacagatttttataaaattctaattattttaaacttttaatataatttattttactattttggtgaataatataatttatttttgtaaaactaTACTATAAGTCTAtaagtagttttttttaattacttttatttattcattttatcaTACCATTAGCATTGTTGGATATTTATAATAtcgaaaaaattaacaaatattaataaataggtaaacaacatatacatgaaaattaaatttaataatatcatccttgaaatattattaaaaaatgaaaaataaaaaaaacaacactGATAAGatgaattataataaaattagataaatatatcaaatagtcTTGTATCAtctctattatttattattatacgcaaaattttatttattttttttaaaaaaaaaaaaaactcatcgcTTATTACTTTGATTTCTTGCGTTTTGGGCATCCGTCCACATATTTGAAACAATTGTAGTTCTCCATTCATTACCATTCTCTCGTTGTTGCTCTTGACTTTCAAAcaacttttcaaaattatttcttttaatttcttgtgTTAATAACGATGATGGAGATTCATCATTTGGCTCTATCGGAAACTCATCAGAGTGACattttttgcaaagaaaattgtGCAATCCTGCACAAGCTAAAACTAGCTCTGCTTGTGTCTTAAATGAAAATGGAGGTGTAGACTTAAAGATTGTGAATCTAGATTTGAATATACCAAATATCTTCTCAATTACATTTCTTAATGAAGAGTGACAGAGATTGAACAATTCAACTACAGTTTCAGGGTGACGGCCTAGCCTAGCAAAATCTTGCAAATGATATCGAATCCCTCAAAATGGAGTTAAAAATTATCGACGATTTGGAAATCCACAATCCACCAGAAAATATTTACctaaaaatataagattttaataattaatccataaatactatttttgtaaaaattagtacatattgaaaaaaaaaatatatatatatatataataaaataatatataccttGTGGCACTTTAAGTCCATTCCTCCTTGATAAAGCATCATGTAGCAATTTTGAATCATGAGCCGAACGCTCCCATTCAATGAATTCGTATATAAACTCTAAATCAAAGTTACAAGCTACTAAtatgttttgtgaaattttttcatGGCGATTATGATAGCTACTTGCATCATGACCCTTTATTGTTGCTGGTATATGTGTGTCATCAATAGCTCCAATACAatcctaaaagaaataataaaatttataattgacaTAAAACATAAGGTGTtagaataataattacaacactaataataacaaacctattacaataattattattattacaaaagaaaataaataggtaaaacATCTTTTACTTACCTTGAAgtaaatgtaaaattttgtatattatcttattttactTGGCACTGTAGATTTTTGGTTTAACCATCATATCTGGTACTATTGTGTTCAAAGCCCTCGAAACATTATTGAAGTTTTTGCTTATTGTGAAATGTAATCAACTAAGTGTTTCACAAGTCATACGATAGCGAGAATTTTGACCTATGATAAGTAAAAATGTTGCAAGCATTTCTTCAACGTAAATGAATCTTGTATCCTGCAAAtgtgttttttctttaataattggACATAGCTTCAAAAATACATCAGGATATATTCTATATAATTGTCGAAAATGTTGAGGATCTTCTTTCAATActttatgaaaataattataccCTTTAGGAGTGATTGGTTGTCGAGCCAGTGGACGTTCGATATATCTATCACATATGCTAATCATTAGTGCATTTAATACCTCAAGTATTGCTTGAATTgccaataatattaatttaatggttTCATAAAATTCTCCATCTTCTTGTGTATCTCTTTCTCCCATTTCTTCTCATTCCCTTTTCTCTGTTGATCTAAATCATAAcatcaaatattattagaaaaatataaaatgaaataaaaatagtaatatcATGAAGGGGGAAAAACactttaatgaaaaattcaattcaatacaaactgaaaaataaaataaagcaaaggaaaaaaaatttacataaacaaactagaaagaaaaatatacttAAACTAAAAACCTATTTCGTAAACTAGTTAATAATATCCAAATAGctaaagatatatattttagcACTCATTCCATATTAAATGATATCCATTCTAAGCGCTTTTCAGATAACATCTTCAAGAATGCATCTTTGACTCCCATCTTCTAAATCAAAGCAAGTGCTTTATAGCGACCATGATTATCTAAATTTGGGGTCTCCTTAATAGcattccaaatatcattcttcttctcttttttattaattttctttttccttctcttctcttcatTAGACTATACATTTCCTCAAATTTCAATAGTAATTTTTCCAATTGAATCCAAACCATGAGAAATGTTTTCTAGAATATCAACTCGAGTAGCATTCTAATCAAATGAACGAGTATTCCCTTCATATTTACTTCTAGTTCGTTTTCTttgaacaatattttccatGGGAGCTTCTAAATTTGGATCGAGCTTTGACATTGATGGTTCATTATATCCGAGTGAAGGTGCTTGGTATGATAGATCGAATTGAGTTTGCACGTATACCTCGTTAATCTCATCATATACATAGTTATCTATCATAACATGTGTACTTTCATCTTGCCCAAAATTCTTGCATCTGTATCGTCTCCCAATCCAATAGAGTTTTTTCCAATGGTAGTTTCATTTTCAACAACAATTTTCAAATCTTCAAGGTAAGCAAAAGTGTATGTTCGAAGGTGTTTCTAATTTGGATGAGACtggcaaatataaaaaataaataaataaaataaatataatattatgttagcatataaaaatactaaaaaaatatataagatataatacaaattacattcttatgaaaatttataatctCACCTTAAAGTAGTTATCCCATATTTCATTCGTGACAGTGAATCTTTGTATGGCTGTGTCCTATCCAAAACCAGAGTTGGAACACATAAGTTGAGAAAATGTTTGATAACGTGTTTTAAACCATTTCAATCGACTCTGATACTGAGTATAATTCTTATTACACCTAAGTGCTTCATTAAGCTTAGGAAGTATCTTGCTTTCCACAGTTAGCTTGCTAAATACACCATTACTATCACGCCATCCACGATTAGCAGCACCAACCATCAGTTCCAACAACATATTACTTTCTTGCGAGGTCCATGTGTTAGATATAGTTTTACCTTTTCGTTGTGAATCTCCcattgtaataatatatatctatatataaagccCATGAATAGTTGAAActcatatttatacatatacatatatatattataaatcaagcatataataaataagatCAAGATCTTCACATTCCAACTCAAACTAATCCAAGCACCTACCAAAAGTATCCAAGAAAGTTAGCTCAACTAATCAAGATTCTATATTTCAAAgtggaaaattaaaaacacccaAAAATCAAAACACAACATCGATATTTATATAGAGGATGAGtcaatatgaaataaattatcCTACCATATCTTTgggaaattttatcaaatatattttattaatgaaacttaAACAGATGTTGTGCATGAACACAAGCAAAAGGAGCCTGTAAGATTTATGTGGATAAAATGAATTTATATAGAAACTTTAAGCCAACAATATTTGAATGAATGAATTACAAGATTCAATAAGATGGTTCCGAGCATACTAGTTGGCATGAATTATATTGGTTCATACAAGACAACTTTATTCAGACAAATCCATTAATATACAAGATAACAACTAGAATGGAATAAAGTCAAATTGTATTTATCATCTAGCTATATTGTTTGAAGGGTAACTGATGGTCACACATATCTATctaaatgtgtgtgtgtatatatatattggcaacCACACATACATATTGTTGATTGCATGAAGCAGTGGTTCAACTTAGTTCTATTAAGAGCTTTTTgactatcttttttttatttttttatttttttttatctttattaaagtttttatgAAGAAGGCTTAAAGTactatttacaaaaaattaacaaatatttataaaaatagtattaagccttaaaaattagaaatagcTTCTTAGAAGCCATATTTATGGAACCATCCTCATCCTTactaggaggagtcctaatgtaTAATTTATTCTTTGTTTAAGAATCTCAAACAAGATGCAATCCAAGTGTGagatataaatcataaattttgtttcgatttcataaataatatcttttatAAATAGAGTGTCTTAAGATGCTAGCATGGTGGTATCCTAAGATCTTCAATGATTTGCTATTTTGCAAGATTTCAGAAATTGTTAGTTTGCAAAAATAGTATTATAGGATATTAATGataattgattttcaatattaGCAATATTCATATTTCTCTAGAAAGTTGAgaactttgtttttgttatttcttgtgtaatatcaattaatagtaaaattgtatattttgaaCTAGGATTCTATTTTTgagaaatatgattaataatgaaagTTTTTAGaatgcaattttttctttttgctttttctggttttgttttctaaaaGGTTCTAGAGTTGATGTTATAATAGATGTAGAATATGAGGGCACAATAAACTTTGATTTTGATTCAAATGCGGAATAtggttaaatatttttccaatctATATTCTTCTTACACAACAGCAACCAAATAATGAATCCTGCCCGATTAGAGGTTTCCTATAATCTTCTTTTtctatatgttttatatatgtacaatgagtcaaatcaaatttttatatatattatattaaataaaatttaatcaattttttgaaGTGGGTTGAAGGCTTCCTTCATAGGATTCCTACACTTATGTTCTACATATGTCTAAAAagtcaaatcaaatttttatatattatattaaaataaagttaaacCAATTACTTTtcgtttattcttttttatgttttctgaAGAACAACAGGCTCTGACACATACAAagcataaagaaaaaagaagaaaaaattgaacaCACGCGGAAGCCCAGATCAAGTAAGGAAGCACGTGGAGAGAGCCCGTTTTGATTGCAGTCGATCTGTCTGTTTCGTCTGCCCGTTTGTCTGGCGAGTTGGGTTTGTCAGTTCGTTCTTTGTTCTATCTTAATGCAGTATCTCTTTCAGTATTGGGTTCTAAAATCTTATGAAATCTATGGGATTGAGGTTAGATTTGTGAAAgccttaaatatttatatctagcattttaaaatccaattaaattcattaatttgtaaaatcgtttcaaattaat includes:
- the LOC132799672 gene encoding LOW QUALITY PROTEIN: uncharacterized protein LOC132799672 (The sequence of the model RefSeq protein was modified relative to this genomic sequence to represent the inferred CDS: substituted 2 bases at 2 genomic stop codons) is translated as MGDSQRKGKTISNTWTSQESNMLLELMVGAANRGWRDSNGVFSKLTVESKILPKLNEALRTQPYKDSLSRMKYGITTLRCKNFGQDESTHVMIDNYVYDEINEDCIGAIDDTHIPATIKGHDASSYHNRHEKISQNILVACNFDLEFIYEFIEWERSAHDSKLLHDALSKYFLVDCGFPNRRXFLTPFXGIRYHLQDFARLGRHPETVVELFNLCHSSLRNVIEKIFGIFKSRFTIFKSTPPFSFKTQAELVLACAGLHNFLCKKCHSDEFPIEPNDESPSSLLTQEIKRNNFEKLFESQEQQRENGNEWRTTIVSNMWTDAQNARNQSNKR